One stretch of Candidatus Thermodiscus eudorianus DNA includes these proteins:
- a CDS encoding ATP-binding protein produces MDPADIPRWIRIIPGLVGLVLLLKTAGFSLAVYEYKDPFISIYLFIFIFILLLIKNRKLLVKRTFSDSLEVCRSYAVKAREPETASNIVEVIKERAKRGYSGYILLSLFDKNNDGSTRLLLCGRKELLDREVEIFETIIAALVKGARLEFRGEMDARPILDLFVADNSSDSGLYIHYLTDIRESSRRDGEKRIYLGETIETPLPEPVYLTMEDLEGHIGIYGSTGSGKSTTLRIITDQAAKFGWKSIVVDWTGEHSLGSRHRVARADRGDFPVPLVKMTFTREGRRMLVDILASSLGLSDPQAYLLGRILDSPVSSALELLSRIDSWPEESGWDREVKRGLRRRLAILTDIENALQGDLILEDNYIVVDVSSIKSPRARRVYALSLLSYLYLYIREKRIDVLVAVDEAHNLFNGDSSLFEELLSEARKFGLHVIYATQAPSMVPDRVFLNTNTKIVHALRSQRDKQTIQAAMGLGDDKVHLLDKLVRGEALVQAPSIPEPVLVKVKPFNPFRDVVYEGRIHL; encoded by the coding sequence ATGGATCCTGCAGATATTCCTAGATGGATTAGAATCATACCGGGCCTCGTGGGGCTAGTCTTACTGTTGAAGACGGCAGGCTTTTCCCTAGCCGTATACGAGTACAAAGACCCATTCATATCAATATATTTATTCATATTCATATTTATATTGTTATTAATTAAAAATAGAAAACTTCTGGTTAAGAGGACATTCTCAGACTCCCTCGAAGTATGTAGGTCGTATGCCGTTAAAGCTAGAGAGCCCGAGACGGCTAGTAACATAGTAGAGGTTATTAAGGAACGTGCTAAACGCGGATATTCAGGCTATATTCTGCTATCGCTTTTTGATAAAAACAATGATGGGTCGACGCGCCTACTGCTCTGCGGGAGGAAAGAGTTGCTCGATCGCGAGGTAGAGATATTTGAGACCATAATAGCAGCCCTAGTCAAAGGAGCTAGACTCGAATTTAGAGGAGAAATGGACGCCAGACCGATACTCGACTTATTCGTGGCAGATAACTCCTCAGATAGTGGTTTATACATTCACTATCTCACGGATATAAGAGAATCCTCCCGGAGAGATGGAGAGAAGAGAATCTATCTAGGCGAGACAATAGAGACTCCTTTACCGGAACCCGTCTACTTGACTATGGAAGACTTGGAGGGTCACATCGGTATATATGGCTCGACGGGTAGCGGTAAGTCGACCACTCTCCGGATCATAACCGATCAAGCAGCTAAGTTTGGCTGGAAGAGTATAGTGGTAGACTGGACGGGAGAGCACTCACTCGGAAGCAGGCATAGGGTTGCTAGAGCTGATAGGGGCGATTTTCCCGTTCCACTAGTTAAGATGACATTCACTCGTGAAGGAAGAAGAATGCTGGTGGACATTCTAGCGTCGAGTCTCGGCTTATCAGATCCCCAGGCTTATCTACTAGGTAGGATACTGGATTCGCCGGTGTCTAGCGCACTAGAGTTGCTATCTAGGATAGATTCGTGGCCCGAGGAGTCGGGATGGGATAGAGAGGTTAAGAGGGGGCTGAGGAGGAGGCTCGCTATTCTAACGGATATAGAGAATGCTTTGCAGGGGGACTTAATCTTAGAGGATAACTATATTGTCGTCGATGTCTCTTCCATTAAAAGTCCTAGGGCTAGGAGGGTCTACGCGCTATCCCTACTCTCGTATCTCTACCTCTATATAAGGGAGAAGAGGATAGATGTGCTAGTCGCGGTCGATGAAGCCCATAATCTATTTAATGGCGACTCTAGTCTCTTCGAGGAACTCCTCTCTGAGGCCAGGAAATTCGGGCTCCACGTAATCTACGCGACACAGGCTCCAAGCATGGTCCCTGATAGAGTATTTCTCAACACGAATACCAAGATAGTGCACGCTCTTAGATCCCAGAGGGACAAGCAGACAATCCAGGCGGCCATGGGTCTCGGCGACGATAAAGTTCATTTACTGGATAAACTCGTCAGGGGCGAGGCACTAGTCCAGGCGCCCTCCATACCCGAACCTGTACTTGTCAAAGTCAAGCCTTTCAATCCATTTCGAGATGTAGTCTATGAGGGACGGATCCATCTCTAG
- a CDS encoding DNA-directed RNA polymerase subunit G produces the protein MGSPAKKLTVTVEGIEPGKLRGQRIAKAGSRRAHVEFDLIGDTITVSEGDKIVFEFYTSKPSSLDKFIFCGQGYVTSKLEDDFTLFSVWGILFKFKPSLGLEPETKYYLCIRRIK, from the coding sequence ATGGGTTCACCGGCTAAGAAGCTGACCGTGACCGTCGAGGGGATCGAGCCAGGCAAACTGAGAGGACAGAGGATCGCCAAGGCTGGGAGTCGTAGGGCCCATGTGGAATTCGACTTGATAGGGGATACTATTACAGTTTCGGAGGGAGACAAGATCGTATTCGAGTTTTACACGTCGAAGCCCTCTAGTCTAGATAAGTTCATTTTCTGTGGACAGGGATATGTCACGTCAAAGCTTGAAGATGACTTCACGTTGTTCTCCGTCTGGGGTATACTCTTTAAGTTTAAACCTAGCCTGGGCCTAGAACCGGAGACGAAGTACTACCTGTGCATTAGGAGGATTAAGTGA
- a CDS encoding Lsm family RNA-binding protein: MALVGEASRRFVARLNALLGKSVIVHTMKGNTYKGTLYGFDQSSLSIVLTNAEDAKGNKHPIILIAGHNLAEIRVEETAIFDAREFADFLVRYGGIALHQVRVYEDLNIVEVSRSVKVSKDGVEGSGPLAQKIYTLYREYLRKKGVGE, translated from the coding sequence ATGGCACTTGTAGGGGAGGCCTCCAGAAGGTTTGTGGCGCGTCTAAACGCCCTCCTGGGAAAGAGCGTTATAGTCCATACCATGAAGGGTAACACGTATAAGGGTACTCTCTATGGCTTCGATCAATCCTCTCTAAGTATTGTGTTAACTAACGCGGAAGACGCCAAGGGTAATAAACATCCAATAATCCTTATAGCCGGGCACAACTTGGCTGAGATCAGAGTCGAGGAGACCGCCATATTTGATGCCAGGGAGTTCGCTGACTTCCTAGTACGCTATGGGGGAATAGCACTGCATCAGGTGAGGGTTTACGAAGACTTGAACATAGTCGAGGTTTCGAGGAGTGTGAAGGTGTCGAAAGATGGTGTTGAGGGTAGCGGTCCCCTAGCCCAAAAGATCTACACTCTCTACAGGGAGTACCTAAGGAAGAAGGGAGTCGGGGAATGA
- the tgtA gene encoding tRNA guanosine(15) transglycosylase TgtA: MNRVPGVFEIKETDLHGRIGKLHTKSGVIETPAFLPVIDVYRQEIAPSKVKEIGFNQVITNAYLTFKRFGEEAVKKSIHGVIGFDGVVMTDSGAYQMLEYGDVDVDQETIIKYQVDISTDIGVILDVPTGKTDYDSAKQSVEKTIQRAREAVELIKDTEQVWVLPVQGAGYSDLIEESSKHARELSIHYGMLGIGGLTEHMESYDYLTVIKTIYSAKRLLPGGKPVHLFGAGHPLVIALAAALGVDTFDSASYILYARDDRYITEYGVEKLDRLEYFPCNCPVCTRYSPRELMEMDKRERTRLLAIHNLHVIRKTIERVKQAIKEGRLWEYLEELSRRHPSAYEALRALKDKTDLLEPGTPYVKGIVRGLRLYNEESTWRPKIRAYRRKIEAYLQGRKAPVIVLKPYPPKPEDCPRPSGIDRGVLVLYYTPYLGLVPEELCGVYPTIHFNYPERTLPLEVVDDMINYIIKIIKKYYNDSKIVVEDGVGWRSEASRRIRRAIIL; the protein is encoded by the coding sequence ATGAACAGGGTCCCCGGCGTTTTCGAGATAAAGGAAACGGACCTTCATGGGCGCATTGGGAAGCTACATACTAAGAGTGGAGTTATTGAAACTCCTGCATTCTTGCCTGTTATAGATGTATATAGGCAGGAGATTGCCCCCAGCAAAGTAAAAGAGATCGGCTTCAATCAAGTGATAACAAATGCTTACTTGACCTTCAAGAGGTTCGGCGAGGAGGCGGTCAAAAAAAGTATACATGGTGTGATTGGCTTCGACGGAGTGGTTATGACCGACTCCGGAGCATATCAGATGCTTGAGTATGGCGATGTAGACGTCGACCAGGAAACCATAATAAAGTACCAAGTAGACATATCAACGGATATAGGTGTGATCCTGGACGTCCCAACCGGCAAGACAGACTATGATAGTGCTAAGCAGAGCGTTGAGAAAACAATACAGAGGGCGAGAGAAGCGGTTGAACTGATAAAGGATACCGAGCAAGTGTGGGTCTTACCAGTCCAAGGGGCTGGTTATAGTGATCTAATAGAGGAGAGTTCTAAGCACGCAAGGGAACTATCTATACACTATGGCATGCTGGGGATAGGAGGGCTAACCGAGCATATGGAGAGCTATGACTACCTAACAGTCATCAAAACAATCTACTCGGCTAAGAGACTACTCCCCGGAGGCAAGCCTGTTCATTTATTCGGGGCTGGGCACCCCCTGGTCATAGCTCTGGCTGCTGCACTCGGTGTCGACACATTCGATAGCGCTAGCTACATCCTCTACGCTAGAGACGATAGGTACATAACGGAGTATGGTGTAGAGAAGCTGGACCGCCTAGAATACTTCCCATGCAATTGCCCCGTCTGCACCAGATACTCCCCAAGAGAATTGATGGAAATGGACAAGAGGGAGAGGACCCGGCTATTGGCTATACACAACTTGCATGTGATCCGGAAGACGATAGAACGAGTAAAACAGGCTATAAAAGAGGGTAGGCTGTGGGAGTACCTCGAAGAACTCTCAAGAAGACACCCCTCTGCTTACGAGGCCCTTAGAGCACTTAAGGACAAGACAGATCTGCTGGAGCCTGGGACACCCTATGTCAAGGGAATAGTAAGGGGGCTACGACTGTACAATGAGGAGTCAACATGGAGGCCTAAAATCAGAGCCTATAGGAGAAAGATCGAAGCTTACCTGCAGGGTAGGAAGGCGCCTGTGATAGTCTTGAAGCCTTATCCTCCCAAGCCGGAGGATTGCCCAAGGCCGTCCGGCATCGATAGGGGGGTTCTAGTCCTGTACTACACCCCGTATCTTGGCCTAGTCCCGGAGGAGCTGTGCGGGGTGTATCCCACAATTCATTTCAATTATCCCGAGAGAACGCTGCCTCTTGAGGTTGTTGATGACATGATAAACTACATTATAAAAATTATTAAAAAATATTATAACGATTCTAAAATCGTGGTTGAGGATGGCGTGGGCTGGAGATCCGAAGCATCCCGCCGTATAAGAAGAGCTATTATTCTATAG
- a CDS encoding PAC2 family protein has protein sequence MSVEVVVDVDRRELEGAVFVTGFRGFGMVGYLVSKYLALLMGGKKIGYILTESMPPVVLIEDDGPGYPYDIYLVEDPRTVIVVNRALPEREHTDEYIWGLSEWVSRFKPRVAVLVGGLRVEYRPEGEEHGYRYIANKFYRGPELEAPSMETGLGVMGPLALLYMHLDYFQVPATIVLPYTTAEEADWTAAAFGVKLVAKKFLGRDVDVKSLEDMGVKQRELVEQLMRMIEEESRRGEDKERPGIYM, from the coding sequence GTGTCCGTAGAAGTAGTAGTTGATGTGGATAGGAGAGAGTTAGAGGGCGCCGTATTCGTAACCGGTTTCCGCGGATTTGGTATGGTAGGCTATCTTGTCTCGAAGTATCTTGCTTTATTGATGGGTGGGAAGAAGATCGGGTACATACTTACTGAGTCTATGCCCCCCGTAGTCCTCATCGAAGACGACGGGCCGGGGTATCCCTACGATATCTACCTAGTTGAGGATCCGAGGACCGTGATAGTGGTCAATAGAGCGTTACCAGAGAGAGAGCATACCGACGAGTACATCTGGGGGTTGAGCGAGTGGGTTAGCAGGTTCAAGCCTAGAGTAGCGGTCTTGGTCGGTGGATTGAGAGTCGAGTATAGACCCGAGGGAGAAGAGCACGGCTATAGATACATAGCCAACAAGTTCTATCGCGGACCAGAGCTAGAAGCGCCGTCTATGGAGACGGGGTTAGGAGTTATGGGTCCCCTAGCCCTCCTCTATATGCACCTAGACTATTTCCAAGTACCAGCGACTATAGTACTGCCCTATACCACCGCCGAGGAAGCAGATTGGACTGCGGCCGCCTTCGGCGTCAAGCTAGTGGCCAAGAAATTCTTAGGAAGAGATGTCGATGTAAAGAGTCTTGAGGACATGGGCGTGAAACAAAGAGAACTTGTGGAGCAGTTAATGCGGATGATAGAGGAGGAGTCCCGGAGAGGCGAGGACAAAGAGAGGCCTGGGATCTACATGTAG
- a CDS encoding tRNA-guanine transglycosylase: MRRKASRDEIEVLRAIAAFQWDWNVAFSLFPEGEEFSVDIRRGRVRYVILEGRVYLTLRPNDGLFSVSIPAAERIVSSTVPPRFRLVVRGDREIRGSILARDIVGIDPGLRPGDEVVIVDKEDSLIGVGRLRVPVNMMEGLVYGEVARVRSRV, from the coding sequence TTGAGGAGGAAAGCCTCACGAGATGAGATAGAGGTCCTCAGGGCTATAGCAGCATTCCAATGGGACTGGAATGTGGCGTTCTCTCTCTTCCCTGAAGGCGAGGAGTTCTCCGTTGATATTAGAAGAGGTAGGGTGCGATACGTTATACTAGAGGGGCGAGTCTATCTGACCCTAAGACCTAACGATGGCCTTTTCTCCGTATCGATACCCGCCGCTGAGAGGATAGTCTCGTCAACTGTCCCGCCCCGCTTCCGGTTAGTGGTCAGGGGGGATAGGGAAATTAGGGGGAGTATTCTAGCCAGGGATATCGTTGGCATCGATCCGGGCCTGAGACCGGGGGACGAGGTGGTGATTGTCGATAAGGAGGATTCTCTTATTGGGGTCGGCAGGCTCAGAGTGCCTGTTAATATGATGGAAGGCCTTGTATACGGCGAGGTTGCCAGGGTTAGATCTAGGGTGTGA
- a CDS encoding proteasome-activating nucleotidase: protein MRFLRERVKHLIQIKMSLEQDLERYRREIEKLMSPPHIEATVIEVLDDDSVVVKSTTGPNLIVKVSNGIEPRTLRPGMRVALNNRGSTIVRVLPNSVDPMVKAMEVIERPNVTFKDVGGLGDQIRELQEVVVLPLVKPELFKEVGIEPPKGVLLYGPPGTGKTLLAKAVARASNARFIRVVASEFVNKFIGEGARLVREVFRYARDNSPAIIFIDEIDAIGSRRADLGTSGDREVQRTLLQLLAELDGFEPLSNVKVIAATNRLDLLDPALLRPGRFDRIIEVPLPGKQARLEIFKVHMRKVKLARNVDLELLASLTEGFSGADIKAVVTEAGYYAIRSGRKRITMEDLLKAIDKVRERMGSNNSGVSITQHY, encoded by the coding sequence GTGCGATTCCTGCGCGAGAGAGTCAAGCACTTGATCCAGATAAAGATGAGCCTAGAGCAAGATCTTGAGAGGTATAGGAGAGAGATTGAAAAGCTGATGAGTCCGCCCCATATAGAGGCCACCGTCATAGAAGTTCTAGACGATGACTCCGTCGTGGTCAAAAGCACTACGGGCCCGAACCTTATAGTCAAAGTCTCCAACGGTATAGAGCCGAGAACCCTGAGGCCTGGAATGAGGGTCGCGCTAAACAACAGGGGCTCGACGATAGTGAGAGTCCTACCGAACAGTGTAGACCCCATGGTCAAGGCTATGGAAGTTATCGAGAGGCCTAACGTCACCTTCAAGGATGTAGGAGGTCTCGGCGACCAGATAAGGGAGCTCCAGGAGGTCGTAGTCCTACCCCTGGTTAAACCCGAATTGTTCAAGGAGGTCGGGATAGAGCCCCCTAAGGGCGTTCTCCTATATGGTCCCCCGGGCACCGGTAAGACCCTGCTCGCCAAGGCAGTCGCTAGGGCCTCTAACGCTAGGTTCATTAGAGTTGTGGCGAGCGAGTTCGTGAACAAGTTTATAGGCGAGGGGGCTAGGCTGGTCCGCGAGGTGTTTAGATACGCCCGCGACAATAGCCCGGCCATCATATTCATAGACGAGATAGACGCTATAGGGTCTAGAAGAGCAGATCTAGGCACCAGCGGGGACAGGGAGGTCCAGAGGACGCTTCTCCAACTGCTAGCGGAGCTAGACGGCTTCGAACCCCTGTCCAACGTTAAGGTGATAGCTGCAACGAACAGATTAGACCTACTCGATCCGGCTTTACTAAGGCCGGGCCGGTTCGATAGGATAATCGAGGTACCACTACCCGGTAAGCAGGCCAGGCTGGAGATATTTAAGGTACACATGAGGAAGGTTAAGCTTGCCAGGAACGTAGACCTCGAACTACTTGCTAGCCTGACAGAGGGCTTTAGCGGGGCAGATATAAAAGCGGTCGTAACCGAAGCAGGCTACTACGCTATTAGGAGTGGGAGAAAGAGGATTACCATGGAGGACCTACTCAAGGCAATAGACAAGGTGAGGGAGAGAATGGGTTCGAACAATTCTGGGGTTTCAATAACTCAACACTATTAG
- a CDS encoding multiprotein bridging factor aMBF1 → MARTGEVLYCEMCGSRIAGRPYRAVVDGVEMVLCASCYMKLAKSGRAVLLREPSKNPTRKRPAPVKRVSSKRVPLDQFDIVEDYYDRIRRAREAKGWTMAVLAQKLRISEAMLRKIESGKMKPSINLARKIENLLKIKILEPTEVSEEEDYKQEPGTLTLGDVVIVRKDED, encoded by the coding sequence GTGGCTCGGACAGGAGAGGTACTGTACTGCGAGATGTGTGGATCCAGGATCGCTGGTAGGCCCTACCGAGCAGTCGTCGACGGCGTGGAAATGGTCCTGTGTGCGAGCTGCTATATGAAGCTGGCCAAGAGCGGGAGAGCAGTTCTCCTAAGAGAGCCCTCTAAGAACCCTACCAGGAAGAGGCCAGCGCCTGTCAAGAGAGTATCCAGCAAAAGGGTTCCCCTAGACCAGTTCGACATAGTAGAAGACTATTATGACAGAATAAGGAGGGCCAGGGAAGCGAAGGGTTGGACCATGGCGGTGCTAGCTCAAAAGCTAAGGATAAGCGAGGCGATGCTCCGAAAGATAGAATCCGGTAAAATGAAGCCCTCGATAAACCTGGCCAGGAAAATAGAGAATCTCTTGAAGATAAAAATACTGGAACCCACAGAAGTCAGCGAAGAAGAGGACTACAAACAGGAGCCGGGGACCCTCACTCTAGGTGATGTAGTTATTGTCAGGAAAGACGAAGACTAG
- the hflX gene encoding GTPase HflX has product MSGKTKTSSIEEAILLIPRKDIAYLEEALSLAQTAGYRVKSIVKLRNPRRLGRGLIEKIAIEAEENGIDTIIIYAEPPPTTIYQLQKATRKRVVDRVSLILEIFWRHAGSREAQLQIEAARIKHQLPLLREYVRRARMGEDPGFLGPGEYAIDKYRYSLERKLARIRRQLDEIRKRRVDYFERRRRLGMAHASLVGYASAGKTTLFNALTGETKPTGEEYFTTLHPKHKAIVAEGVKIVFVDTVGFIRKVPHEIIEAFKSTLEEVAYSDVIVFVVDVAETDRDIIDKVEAGLDTLANIGAAGLDGRLIVAANKVDLLKDYERVHKIKLVEDAINEYVPHTPVVPVSARTREGLRDLLKRVALIAGKTVRALGPLS; this is encoded by the coding sequence TTGTCAGGAAAGACGAAGACTAGCTCTATAGAGGAGGCCATACTCCTAATTCCAAGGAAAGATATCGCCTACCTGGAAGAAGCGTTATCTCTTGCACAAACAGCTGGCTATAGAGTCAAGAGCATAGTAAAACTAAGGAACCCGAGGAGGCTGGGAAGAGGCCTCATAGAAAAAATAGCCATAGAGGCCGAGGAGAATGGGATCGACACGATAATTATCTATGCAGAACCCCCTCCGACGACTATATACCAGCTGCAAAAGGCTACACGGAAGAGAGTAGTCGATAGAGTGTCACTTATACTGGAGATCTTCTGGAGACACGCAGGATCCCGTGAAGCGCAACTGCAGATAGAGGCAGCCCGAATAAAACATCAGCTCCCTCTCCTCCGGGAATACGTCAGGAGGGCGAGGATGGGAGAGGACCCCGGCTTCCTAGGTCCCGGCGAGTACGCCATCGACAAGTACAGGTATAGTCTAGAGAGGAAACTAGCCAGGATAAGGCGGCAGCTCGACGAGATAAGGAAAAGGAGAGTCGACTATTTTGAGAGGAGACGACGGCTTGGCATGGCCCACGCCTCCCTAGTGGGGTATGCCAGTGCCGGGAAAACCACTCTCTTCAACGCCTTGACCGGCGAGACTAAGCCCACGGGAGAGGAGTATTTCACCACACTACACCCTAAGCACAAAGCCATTGTCGCCGAGGGAGTTAAGATTGTCTTCGTAGACACAGTTGGTTTTATTAGGAAGGTCCCCCATGAGATAATAGAAGCCTTCAAGTCTACGCTCGAAGAAGTCGCCTACTCTGATGTAATAGTCTTTGTAGTCGATGTGGCGGAAACCGATAGGGATATCATCGACAAGGTTGAGGCGGGCCTTGACACCCTAGCCAACATAGGAGCAGCTGGCTTAGACGGCCGTCTGATAGTAGCTGCCAACAAAGTGGACTTGCTCAAGGACTACGAGCGTGTACACAAGATAAAGCTAGTCGAAGACGCGATAAACGAATACGTTCCACACACGCCTGTAGTACCCGTGTCGGCTAGGACGAGAGAAGGTTTGAGAGACCTGCTCAAGAGGGTGGCACTGATTGCAGGAAAGACTGTCAGGGCCCTGGGACCCCTATCGTAG
- a CDS encoding tRNA (cytidine(56)-2'-O)-methyltransferase (catalyzes the S-adenosyl-methionine-dependent 2'-O-ribose methylation of C56 in tRNA transcripts) yields MQERLSGPWDPYRRVYVLRLGHRPARDKRVTTHVALVARAFGANGFVLEGVCDEGIERGLERVSRCWGGSVHYECGVNGKSYAKRWKDKGGEIIHLTMYGIPLDDVIDSIRVSAKPKLIIVGAEKVERYYYDIADYNVAIGNQPHSEVAALAVFLDRLYRGRELYNVFTGARAQIIPSDKGKTVTGGVKCG; encoded by the coding sequence TTGCAGGAAAGACTGTCAGGGCCCTGGGACCCCTATCGTAGAGTCTACGTACTACGCCTTGGGCATAGGCCTGCTAGAGATAAGCGGGTAACCACCCATGTAGCACTCGTTGCCAGGGCTTTCGGTGCCAATGGGTTCGTCCTAGAGGGAGTGTGCGATGAAGGCATAGAGCGTGGCTTAGAGAGAGTATCCCGGTGCTGGGGTGGCAGTGTCCACTACGAGTGTGGAGTGAATGGGAAGAGCTATGCGAAAAGATGGAAGGATAAGGGGGGAGAGATAATACACCTCACGATGTATGGGATTCCCCTAGACGACGTGATAGACTCTATACGGGTTAGCGCGAAGCCCAAGCTAATTATAGTGGGCGCTGAAAAGGTTGAGAGATACTACTATGATATAGCAGACTATAACGTAGCTATAGGCAACCAGCCTCACAGCGAGGTTGCTGCTCTAGCCGTCTTCTTGGATAGGCTATATAGGGGCCGGGAGCTATATAATGTATTCACCGGGGCGCGAGCCCAGATAATACCTAGCGATAAGGGGAAAACGGTGACTGGAGGTGTCAAATGCGGATAG
- a CDS encoding transcription factor codes for MSNADSKAKTEALYRFIKKLARKSNLNPENTVKIFTTLLSSTDGKGLSDEELSEHTGLRQGEIRNILRLFYSLRMVAYRRGRHPATGATRYYWYIDFSGINMSLYWRKIQVLERLRQRLEYEENNTFFRCPRDGARYTFEEAFEYEFTCPRCNSILVEEDNTKIKELLRRVIARLEEEIKRDEELLRAP; via the coding sequence GTGTCAAATGCGGATAGTAAAGCCAAGACAGAGGCATTATATAGGTTCATAAAAAAGCTAGCGAGGAAGTCGAACCTCAACCCAGAGAACACCGTCAAGATATTCACAACGCTACTATCTTCAACCGATGGGAAGGGGTTGAGTGACGAGGAGCTATCTGAACACACAGGGTTAAGACAGGGAGAGATAAGGAATATCCTCCGGCTGTTCTACTCCCTACGCATGGTAGCCTATAGGAGGGGCAGGCATCCAGCGACTGGCGCTACACGGTATTACTGGTATATCGATTTCTCCGGGATAAACATGAGCCTATACTGGAGGAAGATACAGGTCCTGGAGAGGCTGAGGCAGAGGCTAGAGTACGAGGAGAACAACACGTTCTTCAGATGCCCTAGGGATGGAGCACGCTACACCTTTGAAGAGGCCTTCGAGTACGAATTCACGTGTCCCCGGTGCAACTCGATCCTGGTAGAAGAGGATAACACTAAGATCAAGGAGTTGCTCCGCAGGGTCATCGCCAGGCTCGAGGAGGAGATAAAACGGGATGAGGAACTACTACGAGCTCCTTGA
- a CDS encoding DNA cytosine methyltransferase, translating into MRNYYELLDLFSGAGGFARGFEEAGYRPVVGVDNFPPAAKTYKLNFPGAYFIADDIKEVNAALIRDYTGYGRGDVSVIIASPPCEPFTGANPRRQRNPLDRLYRDPAGQLFLHAIRIIGEVRPAIFVIENVAGILEHPIQAAIRRELATRGYRSVYFNVLKAEDYGTPSHRVRVFVSNIRIEPKKRRAPSVEEALRGLPPPGAPYPFNHEAPLRISKRYSKRLARLRWGESLIKYTGAGGRKLPNYIRLDPRGVAPTVMGSSRFIHPYEDRLLTVREQARLMGFPDYHIFTGSRDAQYDMVGEAVPPPLAKAIAEAITRELDRR; encoded by the coding sequence ATGAGGAACTACTACGAGCTCCTTGACCTCTTCTCAGGCGCCGGGGGATTCGCTAGAGGGTTCGAGGAGGCCGGTTATAGGCCGGTTGTGGGTGTAGATAACTTCCCTCCGGCTGCGAAGACTTACAAGCTGAACTTTCCGGGGGCATACTTTATAGCGGATGACATCAAGGAAGTCAATGCCGCCCTCATAAGGGATTACACCGGTTATGGTAGAGGAGATGTCAGTGTTATCATAGCTAGCCCTCCATGCGAGCCATTCACCGGAGCCAATCCGAGGAGGCAAAGGAATCCCCTGGATAGACTCTATAGGGATCCCGCAGGCCAGCTATTCCTGCATGCCATCCGGATAATTGGAGAAGTGAGACCAGCTATATTCGTCATAGAAAACGTCGCCGGGATACTGGAGCATCCAATACAAGCCGCTATACGCAGAGAACTGGCTACACGCGGCTACCGAAGCGTTTACTTCAACGTGCTGAAGGCCGAAGACTATGGGACCCCCAGCCATAGAGTCAGGGTCTTTGTGTCAAATATCAGGATCGAGCCGAAGAAGAGGAGGGCCCCGAGTGTCGAGGAGGCCCTGAGGGGTCTACCACCACCAGGGGCTCCGTATCCCTTCAACCACGAGGCTCCACTCAGGATCTCGAAGAGATACTCTAAGAGGCTAGCTAGACTCAGATGGGGCGAGTCCCTCATCAAGTATACTGGCGCCGGTGGGAGGAAGCTCCCTAACTACATTAGGCTTGACCCCCGGGGAGTAGCGCCTACAGTGATGGGGAGCTCCCGCTTCATACACCCCTATGAGGATAGACTCCTGACCGTGAGAGAGCAGGCCAGGCTAATGGGGTTCCCAGACTACCACATCTTTACTGGAAGCCGCGACGCCCAATATGACATGGTCGGGGAGGCAGTACCCCCTCCCCTGGCGAAGGCCATAGCAGAGGCTATAACCCGGGAGCTCGACAGGAGGTAG
- a CDS encoding RecB-family nuclease: MEVIPVIHNVSSVQRVVDMARLVYSLGYDTLIVTKAYGGAAQSGIPEAMRIALRENKRLIVLPELSDAVELLKPDQIFIVTKDYSEEHLDPAKPPRLEGRILIAFSGSDPDFSIQEARLGRPIYLKGIEGGRLGPLAEAGIILYALKGRD, translated from the coding sequence GTGGAGGTAATACCGGTCATCCACAACGTCAGCAGTGTACAACGCGTAGTTGACATGGCTAGGCTGGTGTATAGCCTAGGCTATGACACCCTCATAGTTACCAAGGCTTACGGGGGAGCCGCCCAGTCGGGAATCCCGGAAGCCATGAGGATCGCCTTACGCGAGAATAAGAGGCTCATAGTGCTTCCAGAGCTCTCTGACGCCGTCGAGTTGCTCAAACCAGACCAAATCTTCATTGTCACCAAGGATTACTCTGAGGAGCACCTAGACCCGGCGAAGCCCCCGCGTCTAGAGGGAAGGATACTCATAGCCTTCTCAGGCTCGGACCCCGACTTCTCGATACAAGAAGCCCGCCTAGGGAGGCCCATCTACTTGAAGGGAATCGAGGGGGGTAGACTAGGCCCCCTCGCCGAGGCAGGCATAATACTCTACGCCCTCAAAGGGAGGGATTAG